DNA sequence from the Schistocerca serialis cubense isolate TAMUIC-IGC-003099 chromosome 9, iqSchSeri2.2, whole genome shotgun sequence genome:
TACCACAGCTTAATTTGCGGCTATGTAGCTCGATACATAAATCCGGAATTTGTGGCTCTGAAGGTCTCACGTGGCTACGAAAGCTATGAACACAAGTTATTTATGAGAGCAACTGTAGTTGTAGCAGATCTCCTTGTGTATATACCTGCGCTGTGCTGTTATTTTTCAGACAAAAGCAGAGGCCAGATAAACAAATTTAACAAACCGAGCAGCCAGAAGGCAAGGCATGACACATATGTTGCTGAACTGTTTCTAGCACTAATTTATCCTGGTATTATACTTATTGACCATGGACATTTTCAATACAATGGAGTCTCTCTGGGATTTATGGTTGCAGCTGTTGCTGCATTGCTTCAAAGTAAACTGCTGGTTGCGGCAATGGCATTCTGTTTGGCATTGAATTATAAGCAAATGGAATTATACCATTCATTGCCTTTCTTCTGCTATATGTTAGGAGTTTGTTTATCGACGAAGAAAAAACTGCTAGCAGTAAAAAAATTACTGTGTATTGCAAGTGTTGTAATCCCAACTTTTATTTTGGTTTGGGTTCCATTTCTTAGTAATGTAGATGTGATCTTGCAAGTTCTTCGCCGTCTTTTCCCATTGTATCGTGGTGTTTTTGAAGACAAAGTAGCAAATGTGTGGTGTGCTTTAAACATTGTATACAAACTCCGGAATGTGGACCATCTGATTATGGCAAAAATTTGCCTCGTTTCCACTCTACTTGCTGTAACGCCTAGCTGCCTTGATCTTTTGCTACacccagaaaaaaataaatttttgctgGCACTAATTAAttcttcacttgcatttttcctgttttctttccaTGTCCATGAAAAAAGCATCCTCCTTGCAGCCATTCCTGCTATTCTGTATTTTCCAATTGAACCATTCCCAGTATTTTGGTTTCTTTTAGTGTCAAATTTCAGTATGTTGCCATTAATATTGAAAGATAATGTTCTTATACCATTTGTAGCATTAACAATATTCTATTTCATGTCCGTAATAGTTATTGTTGACATAGAATTTGGTTGTGATGGGATGAGGTTGAAATCTGACAGTGGACCTGTAGTATCAAAGAGTAATGTGAATCAGAAATCACAGACGAAAGTGAAATTGAAGAAACAGTTGTCAAATGAAAAATGGCTTAGTTATGCATTTATGGCTTCAATAATCGGTTGTGTTGTATTAACTGTCTGTAGCATATTTATAAAGCCACCCCAGAAGTATCCTGATTTATTTCCCCTTATTGTGTCTGTGTATTCATGTGCTCACTTCTTGCTCTTCTTTTTGTATTTCATGTATCGCCAAATATCACCAGACACCCATGTTTGTTTGAAATGTGATTAATCATTGAATTTTGTGATACCTGttctaaaaaaattactttactgtTCACTGTTACGGTTTTAGTAAAACTTGTTACACGGAATTTCTCGATTACGGTACATTCTGTGAGGGCAAAACAATCACCAATTCTTATTTGATCAgttatttagttttttttaatcacagtagtaaattttaaatattgtaataattGGTGGATTTCACATTTATGAACAGAAAGGTGAAGCCCTGTGGAAAAAGACTATGAGAAACTTGCATTTGTTATTTCATGTGGATTGCTGGTAATTATTTGCTTTTCTATAGGACTTTTTCAGGAATAGAAAGTTATCTGTGTAGTTTTATATTGATGTACACTGTTCTGCAATTTGCCACTAGCGTAAATCACATGTTACCTTCTAGTTTGTAAGAGTAGTACATAAAAATcttgttttattttgtcttttcaTTTGAAACGCCATTGAAGTGTGTTGATCTCAGTAGTTTAGGGCACTTTTGTAGCTGATGGGCAGATTTGTGTGTCAAAGTTAATTTTGATATATATATGCTGGACCAAAGCATTCTgtaactaaaattatttttatactgCATTATTGTTGTGTACATACATAAAAGGCTGTACAATTATGTAAATAAGCCAAATGAATTAAATATTATTGTTATGGAAATTATGCAGTGTGACATTTTATTATAGCCTTTGCTTTTACCCCTTTTAGTTAAGATATTCAGTGTTCAAAAAGTAACACACTTCATTATATCTGACCTAAATGAATAAAAAATCTTGAGTTTCTAGCTGCATAGTATATGGGGAGAGTAATCTGGCTTTGCAACAACCTCCATGTACTAacttaaaaacaagaaaggaaagtaaCAACTTTGAAGATTTCAGTATAGGCTACAATAAATTTAACATGGCAGAAATTTATTTTGACCAAGATACTGTACAGCGGTCAGTCTTTGTGTACGTGGTAGCAAGAGTACAATATTTGTATCCAGCAATCAATTTATGCACTAGTTTCTGGAAACTAAGGCAACCAGCTCAATATTTCGCAAAAATGTACATTCATATATTATCTGATGCACTTTGTTAATTTCAAAGGATGTCATTTATAACACAAAtgtgaaacaaaagaaagatttcaaAAAATTAGTAGAAAGGCAAAATATTTGAGAATCAGAATGCATATATTTTTCATAATACATCAGTGATGTGTTTAAACTGTGAAAGGTTTCTGGCTTACAGAATTTTTAATTTCTGTGTCATAAATAATTtgtagtttttatttattattggtgTGATTTTAACACTCCCATTAAGCAATCTAACATTTTGTTGTAATGGGTGAAACTTAAATTAAATTAACGTGCTGCATAGTCACCATGGTATTAGACATGAAGTCTGTAAAGGTTAGTTATAAAATGCAGAAAGTATAAGTAATCATGTTGTTGCAACTTACAGTGTGAAATGTTGTCTGAAACAATTCCAGGTGTTGGGACTTCGTGAGTGCAAAAATTAAATTGGTGTGTGCCGTGAAGTAATCATTAAACACTTATAAACCTTTAGAAAGTTGTTACCACTACAATTATTTACTAGTTGTGTACTTACAATAGGGTGGATGGGTGGAGGGAAAGTGTACAGTAGGAAGAGCTAATATGGCTTGTCACAGTTCAGCCAACAGTCATTCTAGTGTTTCGTGCATACAGTTTGGAGCACATATTGATGATCGAGCAGTGATTATGTTGTTATGCATGTGATTTGATGCAAACAAACAATTGTATAGTATTCCACAAATATGATTTTTTGTGGAGTATCAGTAGTAAAAATACTTTCCCAGTGGAGCATATACCAGCTTGTCATTTACCCGGAGATCAGCTGATACATTTTATGTAGATTAAAGGGAAAGAAACGGGTTGCAGACTGATGACTGTATACTGTATTATGTGTCTGTGCTTTGGGAGTGCATACTACTATTGCTTCTTAATGTGTTGCATGTAATTTAACAATTTGTGTCAAATTTAAGCTATGTTGCTTGGGAACTTCATCCCAGAATGTTAGATTTTGTGGGTAGTGTTCTTACTGACTGAGCTAATGAGAGACAatttacaaccctttctcactgcTGTTAAGTGCCTCTCCTACCTTTCAAGCTTCACAGAAGATCTCTTACATTCTTTCCTGAACTAACACTGGTGGAAGGAAGTATACTGCCTAGAAATGGCTGAGCTATGAGCCCGGGGGATTACTTCCAGAACTGAAAAGGAGTATTATTTGCCTTCTCACCAAATGAAACAGCCATGCATGTAGCTGATGCTTGCATTGGTTAAGCTATTGGAAAGCTcatatcacatttaagtggaattccttttttatttcttagtagtataaaaatttgaactttcctaTCTTGTTAATGTATAGCACTTGACAAGTGCTAAGTATTATGTATTTTATGTTATTAGCATTATATTCTTTCTTTCAAggtattaattattgttgtttCAGGAAGTTCATGATGAATCTGATGGTTGTGGTGCCAAATTTAGTGTTCTAATAGTGTCAGATAAATTTGAAGGGAAGCCTCTTCTTCAAAGGCACAGGTGTGTTTAAGTAAAAGGCTACCTGCTATCTGTTGTGCTGGATAGAAATTACTTGTACTAAATTATGTGTTGATCTAACTATCCTAAGCTCTTGTCTCATTAATTTGCCCAGATGTTTGTACAAGATACAATCTGTGGGAATAAAAGACTATTAATATAATAACTCTGTTTGAAAAATCTACTACTTGCGAGCAGTTTGTCAAAACTAAGTGAATTGCAAATTCATTAAGAAAGATACAAACTATTGCTTTGTTTTCTTTGCTGTTTGCATCTTATCATTGTTGTTGGGAAGTAGATGATTATAATGTTTGGCTTTTTCTTCAGGTTGGTCAATTCAGTACTTGAAGAGGAACTGAAAACAATACATGCTTTCTCACAGAAGACATTAACAACAAAGCAGTGGCAGGAACACAAATCTACATAATCTTTTTGTTCAATAGGTGTCATTATTGAACAATGTTGTAATTTACGTTTGTATTTAATGTAGGCTTATTTAAATAAATGGCGAGTTCATAGGTCATGCCCTGGTAGTTATCTGCCCAGCAACATCAGTCCTACTTTACATACCTTTGTCAAGCAGATGTAAAGGTTACCTGAGTGGAGCAGCTTTGTTGTGCACTTCAGTCGGGCAGTAATGGAGAATTCTACTCACAGACAGTTCAGTTATTCTGTCTCGGCTCCAGGGAAAGTGATTCTCTTTGGAGAACACTCAGTTGTATATGGGAAACCAGCTGTGGCAGCCACATTAGGTGTACGGACAAGAGCCTATGTGCAAGAAATTTCTGAGTCGAAAGGCACTGTCAGACTGGAATTGCCACAGTTGGACGTCAATGTGACTTTTTATGGCCTGTTTGAAAAGATTGAGAGTATGGCTAGCCATCCGAACAGCATACTTCAAATTCCACCGTATGAATTTTCCTGGCGATGTCCTGAAGGTGTTAATTTGAATCTCCTGAAGGAAACCATATCTTCACTTACTTCAGAATATAACTTGGTGCATTCAAATGAAGAGCAAGAGTACTCTGTAACAGCATTCCTAATGCTGTTTGTTGGGATGCTTCTGGGAGTAGACTTGGAAGGTCAGTTGACACGGTTCGGCGGCCTCCTCATCCGTGTGGAGTCTGATGTGCCGATGCGTGCAGGGCTTGGTAGTTCTGCAGCCTATGGTGTTTCTCTTTCTGGAGCATTGGTGGAGTTCTTGCGAAACAGGTATTTTGCTATTGCAGCTTATTGTCTTTGCTTTCACATATTATTGTACACATTCAAATTTTAGATTTTAATCTGCAACTGGATTTGTATATTGACAGTCTAGTTTGTTGCACAGaaaagatattttttattctttatttacagAAAGTTAAAGTAAATGTTTTGCATGTGCAACTCTGTAAAATTTTTACAGATTTAACCATATTTTGAGTGTTAATAGTTGTTTTTTACTGCTCTGCTGTAAGAGGAAAGTTTCTCTTAGCActgataaatgtataattttttccGTAGCTTGTGTACTGAGTGGAAGTGATTCAGTCAGAGTTTACTTTTGCATTTCTCAAGCAGTGAGAGTAATGAAGATACTTAATAGTTTGAAACTTTGTGCTGGACTGACACACAGACATACTCTCTTGCCATTTTAatttgcagcagcatagagtaTTCTCTCCCtacctccttccccccctccctcccgtgtgtgtgtgtgtgtgtgtgtgtgtgtgtgtgtgtgtgtgtgtgtgtgagagagagagcgcacacgtgttttatgtgttttcttttagATTGTATAATTTAAATGATGACATTTAAGAACCAGCAATTTTGCTGTAAAAACTTGATACTTGCATTGTATATCGTGTTTGATAAACATCTAGAAACCTGATATTTCACTCTGTCAGCATTGTTATTAGTCACTAGTACCCTAGACTCATTAATAATAAAATGATAGATCAAACTCTTTAACTAATAAATGAACCAAATATTACTCTGTCGATGTAAATTAAACAAGAGGATCCAATCAAATTAGTTGCACACATATTTGGAGAAAACTGTTAAACAATACATGTGTGTGATAGGAATGATCAAAGCTTAGAGTTATGAGAGAAATTACAAGATGGAAAAAAATTCTCTGATGCAGAAACACAGTTGTAACACAGAATCAAAAGGAAAACTACAGAGACTGGAGAAATGAAAATGTGGCCAACTTACATTAAGATAAGACTGATAGCCCATGTATATGGTGAGGAGACATTTCCCATCTTTGGAATTCTGAAACACCTGTTTCTTAAAAGTACACAAAGGAGCTGGACATGAAATGGTTATTCCATTGAGGGGTATCGGCAGTGCAAGCAGTTTTACTGCAGCCACTCATTCTCAGGGAAGGCTTGTTAGCAATTGCACAAATATCACAGAACTAGTAGTCAGATTATGTTTGCAGGTGTGTGGTAGATTTTACAACAGAATCACTCAAATTTCAGAGATACATATATGCCCTTATTCATGACTTTTGCATTTTGCATCTAATTACTTATATTTATAGTTTATTTCTAATCACCAATCTAATCAAAATACTTTTGGTTATTGCAGTGTTAATTATGAATCTCTTCTCTGCATTTGCAGATGGGGTCGTTGAGCACCGGTGAAATAGACATGCCtataatacatttttttaatgtttatgggtttagcgtggtagggttgccgattccaatgatgcacgctacaccacatgtaataaacactatttttatttctcgtaagcacacatatacagttgtttacattctgaattctcggtacacgtccgtacactttcacgcgcgaccacagactggggcaaagagcttgccaaaaacaaagatattacccgcgacttggtcgatagtcgccacattagccccccccctagagtgtggagcacaaacataaatattggggcatacatgtaaagggaacacccaggggggagggagagggtgtttaatcagaaaccataccttacattacattacattagtaattgaagtcttcgagccagcgaggggggcggatggtcctgcctgaccgggtgaatcctcgtacagcagttgagggatctggggaggggatggtgggttgtgaggggccaggatagcggatctgaatgcctgtggcggtacgtaggactttgaccgttgatgggtcagtaccaacaggcaaggggacagactggaggagatgaatgtgagttaagttgtcactggggaagctggcttgttcgtagaagatgtacacattacccggctgcataacaaaaaacacattagagctgcaaataagatctgtgttgacattcactaccacttccttatacgggttgacagaatctccacacgagtcgtcatcggtgacatcacacgctctgaggctggtccctgatacatcactgaatcctaacaggggagaggcgaggggctgcctgtaggagggtaagtcatcacacgcatcactctgcataggaatgtcacacgcacctgtagcactgtcacacgactgggagtggggaacgtcacacgtgtgggaatgggcgtcgctcatccatggactgtcggtagatgcctcatgcgaggtgggtgcagcaggggatggggtctgactgggtggggtatcgggcagttctcccagagtccatgcaggtttgaggcggcagacggataccgtttgaggcgtgctgttaatgagcacttcgaacgtgttggtacgccgtgatatgactctgtgcgggcccgtatatggaggtctgagtgccggtcggatggtgtcatcacgcaccatgacatgagtgcacgacgccaagtccttatgcagaaatacgggagggggcgtgtgtggtcgaggaggcggcacgcggatgttagcaattagctccttgacctgcccgacgaatgtcgagtcgcagatttgatctggaggaagtgaaggctcgactaactctgctgggagtgtgaggggttctccatacagtacctctgccagggatgcgccaaggtcttctttgtacgcggcccgaacgcctaacattacccatggtaaggcatcagcccactcacctccgtggcacatcagggaagctttaagcgttcggtgccagcgttccacaagcccattgctctgggggtggtatgctgtagtcctaaatcgtttcaccccacacagttcacaaagctgtcggaagagggcagactcgaactggcggccctggtcggtggtgacagagactgggcagccgaagcgcgagatccacattaacagcagggctcgggccactgcatcggctgtgatagtagtgagaggaattacctctacccagcgggtaaacctgtcaattgcggacagtatgtaacggaaggggcctgaggggggtaagggcccgacgatatcgatgtgtatgtgctggaatcttctttttgccacatcgaacgtacccatggggggctgtgcatgacgtcctacttttgcgcgctgacaagccacacatgcttgtgcccaactgcgacactgttttatcaccccgggccaaacaaaacgttcagataccagacgtgcggaggcgcgaatgccagggtgtgccaagtcgtggatactattaaatatgtcccggcggagaggtgcaggaatcaccgggcgtatgcgtcctgttgaaatgtcgcaccagatgggtgatgaaaacccaggaagtgtccgtaactctagtttgagtcctgttttgatatcggaacgcaatgctgcaagttcagtatcctctgtctgcaatttagggagctcactgaggtccagttgtgaagataaaaccgacacccgagacagaaaatcagcgacgacattgtctgcgcctctgacgtaacgtatgtcattcataaactgacatataaggtccatatgcctaaaacgtctcggggatgagtccttacctgggttacggaaagcgtaaaccaatggctcgtggtcggtaaataccacgagatggcgaccttcgatatcgtcttggaaatatttgatagcagcgtaaatagcaaacagttcccggtcgaaggtcgaccatttacgttgggaagcggtcagtttgtgggagaaaaatctgagcggctgtacaacagaacccacggattgctgaagtactgcccccactgctgtatcacttgcgtctgtagtaagcgagatgggagcatcaggaatggggtgagcaagcgtaacagctgtctgcaaggctgactttagattatcaaatgcgcgacgcatatctggagtccacgtggccgcccgagaccctgatgtgttttttcctgcgagggcatccgtcagtggggcttgtatgtcggcggcgcggggaatatgtttacggtagtaatttaccgttccaaggaagcggcggaggccctgaaaatctttgggcaaaggcaccgtactaatggcctccacccgttcagttagggggcggatgccgtcgccagaaactctgtggcccagaaaagtgacactggtgcggcggagttgtgacttagtattgttcactgcgataccgtttgcttttaatagttggaacactgtatttaaatgttgttcatgttcctcgagggaggaagaaaaaattaacaagtcgtccaggtacgcatatgcaaagtccagttttccaaccagcgagtcgatgaaccgttgccacgtctgtgcagcatttttaaggccgaatggcataaacaaatactcgaacaacccgaacggggtgatgatagcggtcttttcaatgtcctcaggtgccattggcagttggtggtacgccttatgacaatcgactacactgaaaatttgtgccccatgcagctgggaagcaaagtcttgaatatttgggacgggataattatctaaaattgttctggcgttaagcgcccgatagtcaccgcagaggcggaaagtg
Encoded proteins:
- the LOC126418605 gene encoding probable dolichyl pyrophosphate Man9GlcNAc2 alpha-1,3-glucosyltransferase yields the protein MTDRVSRRVCLILVVSVAIFLRWCVSLFSYSGQNKPPTFGDYEAQRHWMEITLNLPTKEWYFNTSNNDLQYWGLDYPPLTAYHSLICGYVARYINPEFVALKVSRGYESYEHKLFMRATVVVADLLVYIPALCCYFSDKSRGQINKFNKPSSQKARHDTYVAELFLALIYPGIILIDHGHFQYNGVSLGFMVAAVAALLQSKLLVAAMAFCLALNYKQMELYHSLPFFCYMLGVCLSTKKKLLAVKKLLCIASVVIPTFILVWVPFLSNVDVILQVLRRLFPLYRGVFEDKVANVWCALNIVYKLRNVDHLIMAKICLVSTLLAVTPSCLDLLLHPEKNKFLLALINSSLAFFLFSFHVHEKSILLAAIPAILYFPIEPFPVFWFLLVSNFSMLPLILKDNVLIPFVALTIFYFMSVIVIVDIEFGCDGMRLKSDSGPVVSKSNVNQKSQTKVKLKKQLSNEKWLSYAFMASIIGCVVLTVCSIFIKPPQKYPDLFPLIVSVYSCAHFLLFFLYFMYRQISPDTHVCLKCD
- the LOC126418607 gene encoding bolA-like protein 2, with product MVYTEEYIKSKLIKELEASHVEVHDESDGCGAKFSVLIVSDKFEGKPLLQRHRLVNSVLEEELKTIHAFSQKTLTTKQWQEHKST